In Candidatus Methanoperedens sp., one genomic interval encodes:
- a CDS encoding APC family permease, whose translation MEGKKSYKKSLGLYELVSLGVGGTIGSGIFVVPGIAAGIAGPSSLFAWFFVAISASCVMFSLAWASSRYPSTGAFYSIFSKVFGTKTSTSLVILYLISSVFGIATIASGIGQYLSYFGIQNILIIEMLIIAMFCLINIIGVYLSGTTEIILTTIKTIPLVILAVLLMQYIQKSNFSPFYPAAPTDFLKALIIVYWPFTGFEISAIPAEETKDKNLIFKSLIIVMSIVVSVYLLLNISLIGSVGSRVLASSPAPLATAAGLIQKESGWIVGIIGIAAMLSALNAYVLGTSRVMQNISHRFRFPILKDIGDRGTPVAAILLSAFFGGGLLLFSNHFNELASISVITTLLPYIFLCLSAYMLFIETKIRLIAGIGAVTTIAILVLYFIF comes from the coding sequence ATGGAGGGTAAAAAAAGCTATAAAAAATCGCTTGGTCTATACGAACTTGTAAGCCTGGGCGTGGGCGGGACAATTGGTTCAGGAATATTCGTTGTTCCCGGCATAGCCGCTGGCATAGCAGGCCCAAGTTCTCTATTCGCCTGGTTCTTCGTTGCAATTTCCGCATCCTGTGTCATGTTCTCATTAGCATGGGCTTCTTCCAGATATCCCTCCACCGGGGCTTTCTATTCCATCTTTTCAAAGGTATTCGGCACAAAAACATCCACATCCCTTGTGATACTGTATTTGATATCCTCGGTATTCGGGATAGCCACTATAGCATCCGGAATAGGTCAGTATCTCTCTTATTTCGGTATCCAAAATATCCTAATTATCGAAATGCTGATAATCGCTATGTTCTGCCTTATCAATATAATCGGCGTCTATCTTTCAGGGACCACTGAGATTATCCTGACAACCATCAAAACAATTCCTCTCGTAATTCTCGCCGTCCTGCTGATGCAATATATCCAAAAAAGCAATTTTTCACCCTTCTATCCTGCCGCCCCCACGGATTTCCTGAAGGCTCTGATCATCGTTTACTGGCCTTTTACAGGCTTTGAAATAAGTGCGATACCTGCTGAGGAAACAAAAGATAAGAACTTAATATTCAAGTCTCTTATTATAGTGATGTCCATTGTTGTATCCGTATATCTTTTATTGAACATCTCCTTGATCGGCAGCGTTGGGAGCAGAGTTCTTGCAAGTTCTCCTGCGCCTCTCGCCACGGCGGCGGGATTGATCCAGAAGGAATCCGGATGGATCGTGGGAATTATCGGGATCGCTGCAATGCTCTCGGCTTTGAACGCCTACGTGCTCGGGACATCCAGGGTGATGCAGAACATATCCCACAGGTTCAGATTTCCGATATTGAAAGATATTGGTGACAGGGGGACACCTGTGGCTGCCATATTATTGAGCGCTTTTTTTGGCGGAGGATTATTGCTCTTCTCTAACCATTTCAACGAGCTTGCAAGCATATCTGTCATAACGACCCTCCTGCCCTATATTTTCTTATGCCTTTCTGCATACATGCTTTTCATTGAAACAAAGATAAGGCTGATCGCGGGTATAGGTGCCGTCACGACTATTGCTATCCTGGTATTATATTTCATATTCTGA
- a CDS encoding tryptophan--tRNA ligase produces MTTLDPWGAVKIDNYSKLFDEFGISKFDELLDKIPNPHRYMRRHVIFGHRSYDSVLNAMLSGKPFAAMSGFMPSGRAHLGHKMVMEEIIWHQQQGGDAFLAIADMEAHAVRGKSWKECRELGINEYILSAIALGFEPGGHIYFQSKSNNVKELAFELGIRANFSELSAIYGFNGETNIAHMISALTQSADILQPQLMEFDGPKPVVIPVGADQDPHIRLTRGLAYKVNMFIVEERRGAGKAYVSVRGKMAPKDALSEIARRTDGKLYEEHVDVFALDSREVESIVREVELKYHGYAFMPPASTYHKFMTGLQGGKMSSSIPDSYIALTDKPEDGGKKVMRAKTGGRVTLEEQKVKGGEPDVCTVYELLLYHLIEDDNELKEVYKDCVGGTRVCGNCKKYTAELMREFLRDHQEKREMAREKLGEFGL; encoded by the coding sequence ATGACCACACTCGACCCATGGGGCGCAGTCAAGATCGATAATTACTCAAAACTGTTCGATGAGTTCGGGATATCGAAGTTCGATGAGCTTCTCGATAAAATACCAAACCCGCACAGGTACATGCGCAGGCATGTTATTTTCGGGCACAGGAGCTATGATTCCGTCCTCAATGCCATGCTTTCAGGCAAGCCGTTTGCAGCCATGAGCGGCTTTATGCCTTCGGGTCGCGCGCATCTCGGTCATAAGATGGTGATGGAAGAGATCATATGGCATCAGCAGCAGGGCGGTGATGCATTCCTTGCTATTGCGGACATGGAGGCGCACGCTGTCAGGGGGAAAAGCTGGAAGGAGTGCAGGGAACTGGGGATAAACGAGTATATCCTGAGCGCGATCGCGCTCGGATTCGAACCGGGTGGGCATATTTATTTCCAGTCAAAGTCAAACAATGTAAAGGAACTGGCCTTTGAGCTTGGCATAAGGGCAAATTTCTCGGAGCTGAGCGCCATATACGGTTTCAACGGGGAGACGAACATCGCGCACATGATCAGCGCGCTCACGCAGAGCGCAGATATTCTGCAGCCCCAGTTAATGGAATTTGATGGGCCGAAACCCGTCGTCATTCCGGTCGGGGCTGACCAGGACCCGCATATCAGGCTGACGCGGGGGCTTGCCTATAAAGTCAACATGTTCATTGTTGAGGAACGCCGGGGCGCCGGGAAGGCATACGTAAGCGTTCGAGGCAAAATGGCACCGAAGGATGCTCTTTCTGAAATTGCCAGGCGCACGGATGGTAAACTTTATGAAGAGCATGTGGACGTTTTCGCCCTGGATTCCCGGGAAGTGGAATCTATCGTTCGAGAAGTGGAATTGAAATATCATGGTTATGCCTTCATGCCTCCCGCATCCACCTACCACAAGTTCATGACAGGCTTGCAGGGCGGCAAGATGTCAAGCAGCATCCCTGATAGCTACATCGCCCTCACCGATAAACCTGAAGATGGGGGAAAGAAAGTGATGCGCGCAAAGACGGGCGGCAGGGTAACGCTTGAGGAGCAAAAGGTGAAGGGTGGTGAGCCTGATGTCTGTACGGTATACGAGTTGCTGCTTTACCACCTGATCGAGGATGATAATGAACTCAAGGAAGTCTATAAGGACTGCGTTGGTGGGACGCGCGTGTGCGGCAACTGCAAGAAATATACGGCAGAATTGATGCGGGAGTTTTTGAGAGACCATCAAGAGAAAAGGGAGATGGCGAGGGAGAAGCTTGGGGAGTTCGGGCTCTGA